CGAATTTTCTTCTTTATCCATTATCTCCATTGTATGTCATAAAAATATTTGACATTCAAAATCATGATATATTAAACTTGTTGACATAGCTTTTTTTCAAAAGTACTCATTATTGTGATGAACCATTTTTTTTAATAACAAGCTATTCTTCAACCGCTCATCCGAGTACGTAATCACACATAAGTGGCTCGATGGATATAAACATGTTATAAAAACTATTTTATAAATTAGAGAAAAGTAACAAGCACCATCCTACCTAACAAAAATCCTCCCCTCTCCTGTTCCTTTTACTTTTCCAATAATTTTTGCTTCAAAAATATCTTTCCCTTTAAATTGTTTAACAAATTTTTCTGCATCACTCTTGGGTAAAGAAAACAATAAACCACCTGATGTTTGTGCATCTGCAAGAATATACTTAGTAGCATTGCTAATGCTTTTATCAAATTCCACAATATTTTGTACATGCTCCAGATTGTTTTTTGTACCTCCGGGAATAATATCCGCAACTGCTAATTCCATCACTCCTTCCAATACGGGAATATTTTCATATAATAATTCCACATCTATTTTTGATGCTTTTGTCATTTCAGAAAGATGACCTAACAAGCCAAAACCTGTAACATCAGTGCAGGCATTAATCTGCAAAGTTTTAGCAATTTCCGAAGCTTTATTATTCAATTCTTTCATTAATTTTATAAAAATCTCTGCTTTCTTTTTGTCTAACAAATTTCTTTTTAAAGCTGTTGAAAGAATTCCTGTTCCAAGTGCTTTTGTTAAAACTAAAACATCAGTCTCCTGAGCATTAGAATTTGTAAGTATTTTATCAGGATGAATAACTCCCGTAACTACTAATCCAAATTTAGGTTCAGTATCTTCTACTGTATGCCCTCCGAGAATATCAATTCCCGCTTCATGAGCTTTATCTTCAGCACCTTTTAAAATTTGACTCAAAACTTTTTCAGGAAGTCTGTTGTCGGGAAATCCTACAATATTCAATGCAAATAAAGGCTTTGCTCCCATAGCATAAATATCACTAAGCGAATTTGCCGCAGCTATTGCCCCAAAATCATAAGGATCGTCAACTATTGGAGTAAAAAAATCAACCGATTGAACAATGGCAATTTCATCACTAATTTTATAAACAGAAGCATCATCGGAATTTTCTTTTCCAACTAATACGTTTGGGTCTTTTACAATTCCCAAATTTTTCAAAACTCTTTCAAGATATTGAGGTCTTATTTTACAAGCACATCCAAGTCCGTGAGTATAGTTTGTTAATTTTATTTCTTCATCAACATTTTCAATTTCACTTGAAGAAGACATTGTGGGAGAAAGCCTTGCAACCGCATCTCCAATTATTTCTATTGCTTTTTCAATTTCTTCATTATTCGTTGACCTGCCAACAGAAAATCGAATAGTACCCATTGCATATTTTATAGGAATTTGCATTGCTGCCAAAACAGAGGATACTTCAATATTTTCGGAATGACAT
This genomic stretch from Bacteroidota bacterium harbors:
- the selD gene encoding selenide, water dikinase SelD produces the protein MRTIYLDYNATTPIDPEVAEAMKPFIDSYFGNPSSTHEFGIQTKIAVENARKQVAESLNCNVDELIFTSGGTESNNYAIKGVALANKSKGNHIITSIVEHPAVIEVCKYLSKNAFDITYLDVDEFGLIDINELKNAIRKETILITIMHANNEVGTIQPIEEISKIAKEKGIIFHTDAAQSVGKIKTDVNELGVDLLSVAGHKLYAPKGIGALYIKRGVKLEKLIHGADHEQNLRAGTENILEIVGLGKACEVAKRNLQKNYDEMKIYRDMLFEGIKKKVENVKLNGHPEKRLPNTLNLSFENIEANILLEEMKGIAASAGAACHSENIEVSSVLAAMQIPIKYAMGTIRFSVGRSTNNEEIEKAIEIIGDAVARLSPTMSSSSEIENVDEEIKLTNYTHGLGCACKIRPQYLERVLKNLGIVKDPNVLVGKENSDDASVYKISDEIAIVQSVDFFTPIVDDPYDFGAIAAANSLSDIYAMGAKPLFALNIVGFPDNRLPEKVLSQILKGAEDKAHEAGIDILGGHTVEDTEPKFGLVVTGVIHPDKILTNSNAQETDVLVLTKALGTGILSTALKRNLLDKKKAEIFIKLMKELNNKASEIAKTLQINACTDVTGFGLLGHLSEMTKASKIDVELLYENIPVLEGVMELAVADIIPGGTKNNLEHVQNIVEFDKSISNATKYILADAQTSGGLLFSLPKSDAEKFVKQFKGKDIFEAKIIGKVKGTGEGRIFVR